The following are encoded together in the Streptomyces tsukubensis genome:
- a CDS encoding ABC transporter ATP-binding protein gives MATTFAKAAEKSAPATHAARIGHVSKSFPGPSGQQLVLDDITLDVAPGEFVTLLGASGCGKSTLLNLVAGLDSPSEGTIETPGGRPALMFQEHALFPWLTAGKNIELALRLRGVPRQERGDRAEELLDLVRLSGAYGKRVHELSGGMRQRVALARALAQDSQLLLMDEPFAALDAITRDVLHDELTRVWRETRLSVLFVTHNVREAVRLAERVVLLSSRPGRVAREWTVDIPQPRRIEDSAVAELSVEITEQLRGEIRRHGQR, from the coding sequence ATGGCCACCACTTTCGCCAAGGCCGCCGAGAAGAGCGCGCCCGCGACCCATGCCGCACGTATCGGGCATGTCTCGAAGTCGTTCCCCGGCCCCTCGGGGCAGCAGCTCGTGCTGGACGACATCACCCTCGACGTCGCTCCCGGCGAGTTCGTCACCCTGCTCGGAGCGTCCGGGTGCGGGAAGTCGACGCTGCTCAACCTGGTCGCCGGGCTCGACAGCCCCTCGGAGGGGACCATCGAGACTCCGGGCGGTCGACCTGCCCTGATGTTCCAGGAGCACGCCCTCTTCCCGTGGCTGACCGCGGGCAAGAACATCGAACTCGCCCTGCGGCTGCGGGGCGTACCGCGTCAGGAGCGGGGGGACCGCGCCGAGGAACTGCTCGACCTGGTGCGGCTCTCCGGCGCGTACGGCAAGCGCGTGCACGAGCTGTCCGGCGGTATGCGGCAGCGGGTGGCGCTGGCCCGCGCGCTGGCGCAGGACAGCCAACTGCTGCTGATGGACGAGCCGTTCGCGGCGCTGGACGCCATCACCAGGGACGTGCTCCACGACGAGCTGACCCGGGTGTGGCGGGAGACGCGGCTCTCCGTTCTCTTCGTCACCCACAACGTGCGTGAGGCGGTGCGCCTCGCCGAGCGGGTCGTCCTGCTGTCGTCGCGCCCCGGCCGGGTGGCCAGGGAGTGGACGGTCGACATTCCGCAGCCCCGCCGTATCGAGGACTCCGCCGTGGCGGAACTGTCCGTGGAGATCACAGAACAACTGCGTGGGGAGATCCGCCGCCATGGCCAGCGCTGA
- a CDS encoding ABC transporter permease, translating to MASAETKDAAEPHDSPPGTGAVPGDPAESGGPEASGAPIESGDPTVSGDPTDSGAPTDPADSGAPTDSGERQDLAGLDALESGGPVRPPLRETLLRKVLPPVVSVVLVLVVWQILVWAEVTDSYKLPSPSAVWGEVTDAWEQGTLLGYIWTSVSRGLLGFVLALVIGTPLGLLVSRVRFVRAAIGPILSGLQSLPSVAWVPPAVLWLGLNSSMMYAVILLGAVPSIANGLVSGVDQVPPLYLRAGRTLGATGLRGTWHIVMPAALPGYLAGLKQGWAFSWRSLMAAEIIASSPDLGVGLGQLLENGRTASSMSMVFLAILLILIVGVAIDLLIFSPLERRTLRSRGLLVRS from the coding sequence ATGGCCAGCGCTGAGACCAAGGACGCGGCAGAGCCGCACGACAGCCCGCCAGGTACCGGGGCCGTCCCGGGCGACCCCGCCGAATCGGGCGGACCTGAGGCCTCGGGCGCTCCCATCGAATCGGGCGACCCCACCGTCTCGGGCGACCCGACCGACTCCGGCGCCCCCACCGACCCCGCCGACTCCGGCGCCCCCACCGACTCCGGCGAGCGGCAGGACCTCGCGGGTCTCGACGCGCTGGAGAGCGGCGGCCCGGTCAGGCCGCCCCTGCGCGAGACGCTGCTGCGCAAGGTCCTTCCGCCGGTCGTCTCCGTCGTGCTGGTCCTCGTCGTCTGGCAGATCCTGGTGTGGGCGGAGGTCACCGACTCGTACAAGCTGCCCTCGCCCTCCGCCGTCTGGGGCGAGGTCACCGACGCCTGGGAGCAGGGCACCCTGCTCGGCTACATCTGGACCAGCGTCTCGCGTGGCCTGCTCGGCTTCGTCCTGGCCCTGGTCATCGGCACCCCGCTCGGGCTGCTCGTGTCGCGGGTGCGGTTCGTACGGGCGGCGATCGGGCCGATCCTCTCCGGGCTCCAGTCGCTGCCCTCGGTGGCGTGGGTACCGCCCGCGGTGCTCTGGCTCGGGCTGAACAGCTCGATGATGTATGCGGTGATCCTGCTCGGCGCCGTACCGTCCATCGCCAACGGGCTGGTCTCCGGCGTCGACCAGGTGCCGCCGCTCTATCTGCGGGCGGGGCGCACCCTCGGCGCGACGGGGTTGCGCGGCACCTGGCACATCGTGATGCCCGCCGCTCTCCCCGGCTATCTGGCGGGGCTGAAGCAGGGCTGGGCGTTCTCGTGGCGGTCGCTGATGGCCGCGGAGATCATCGCCTCCTCCCCCGATCTCGGGGTGGGTCTCGGCCAGTTGCTGGAGAACGGCCGCACGGCGAGCAGTATGTCCATGGTGTTCCTCGCGATTCTGCTCATCCTCATCGTGGGCGTCGCCATCGACCTGCTCATCTTCAGCCCGCTGGAGCGGCGTACGCTGCGCAGTCGCGGTCTGCTTGTGAGGAGCTGA
- a CDS encoding sirohydrochlorin chelatase: MYPCPRPVLLVVAHGSRDPRHARTVRALVARVRALRPESRVETAFLDFDTPSVDRVLDRLADEGVREAVALPLLLTRAFHAKSDIPAVLRAAAVRLPSLRVTQADVLGPSPLLTRALERRLYEAGLTPGDKRSTGVVLASAGSTDPEAGAVIADIAREWRLTGWCAVRPAFASASLPRTEDAVRELRAAGCERVAVAPYVLAPGFLPDRIARGAYEGGADVLAEVLGPAPEVARLLMARYDAAARGAGSHARDLAMLGA; the protein is encoded by the coding sequence ATGTACCCCTGCCCCCGCCCCGTCCTCCTCGTCGTCGCCCACGGCAGCCGCGATCCGCGCCATGCCAGGACGGTGCGCGCCCTGGTGGCACGGGTGCGGGCGCTCCGTCCCGAGTCGCGGGTGGAGACCGCCTTCCTGGACTTCGACACCCCGTCGGTGGACCGGGTGCTGGACCGCCTCGCGGACGAGGGGGTGCGGGAGGCGGTGGCGCTGCCGCTGCTGCTGACACGCGCCTTCCACGCGAAGTCGGACATCCCGGCCGTGCTGCGGGCGGCGGCGGTGCGGCTGCCTTCGCTGCGGGTCACCCAGGCCGACGTGCTCGGTCCCTCGCCGCTGCTGACGAGGGCGCTGGAGCGGCGGCTGTACGAGGCCGGGCTGACCCCAGGCGACAAGCGCTCGACCGGGGTCGTGCTGGCCTCGGCGGGCTCCACAGACCCGGAGGCGGGCGCGGTGATCGCTGATATCGCACGGGAGTGGCGGCTCACCGGTTGGTGCGCCGTGCGGCCCGCGTTCGCCTCCGCTTCCCTGCCCAGGACCGAGGACGCGGTACGGGAACTGCGCGCGGCCGGCTGCGAGCGGGTCGCCGTCGCGCCGTACGTACTCGCCCCCGGTTTCCTGCCCGACCGTATCGCGCGGGGGGCGTACGAGGGCGGCGCGGACGTCCTGGCCGAGGTGCTCGGCCCCGCGCCCGAGGTGGCACGGCTGCTGATGGCGCGTTACGACGCCGCCGCGCGCGGAGCGGGCAGCCACGCGCGAGATCTGGCCATGCTGGGTGCCTGA
- a CDS encoding GNAT family N-acetyltransferase, giving the protein MTPELRTERLRMTPYRLADEADFVALFQTAAFGRWFGDGMRPEAEDRAVFGRIFSLVYAEERFPVWAVRRDGIYVGHAEIKPSPESWLDGHEIIYGLDPRHQRHGFGTEVAKALTEYGHGELGLSEVHATVHAENAASLALLRGLGYVDVKQITADDGHTTCLLTSVRGG; this is encoded by the coding sequence GTGACTCCAGAGCTGCGTACGGAACGTCTGAGGATGACCCCCTACCGCCTGGCGGACGAGGCCGACTTCGTGGCCCTCTTCCAGACCGCCGCCTTCGGCAGGTGGTTCGGCGACGGCATGCGCCCCGAGGCGGAGGACCGTGCGGTCTTCGGCCGGATCTTCAGCCTGGTCTACGCGGAGGAACGCTTCCCCGTGTGGGCGGTGCGGCGCGACGGGATCTATGTGGGCCACGCGGAGATCAAACCGTCGCCCGAGAGCTGGCTGGACGGTCACGAGATCATCTACGGCCTGGACCCGCGCCACCAGCGTCACGGGTTCGGCACCGAGGTGGCCAAGGCGCTGACGGAGTACGGCCACGGCGAGCTGGGCCTGAGCGAGGTGCACGCCACGGTCCACGCGGAGAACGCGGCCTCCCTCGCGCTGCTGAGGGGGCTCGGCTACGTCGACGTCAAACAGATCACCGCGGACGACGGCCACACGACGTGCCTGCTCACCTCGGTGCGTGGGGGTTGA
- a CDS encoding ketopantoate reductase family protein, translated as MRYVIIGAGAVGATMGGRLAQSGREVVLVARGGHYEALRDRGLRLTTPDGEHVHRLPVVQAPAELGELRPDDVLVLGVKTQDCVAALDTWSVVPVAGGGTAGERLPLLCAQNGVESERLALRRFRYVVGVCVWLPATHLAPGEVSAVCAPYSGMLHLGRYPVGAADMSGVLRSIASDLEGSHFLAPVVDDVMRWKYGKLLANVGNAVEAVTGPMEPGNPLLDLAKEEAVRVYAAAGIDAVGETEQKEARADHLVPRELPGLPRGGGSSWQSLTRGTGTIEADYLNGEIVLLGRLHGVPVPANETLQRLADEFARDRRAPGSLDAGDVLALVEKATTA; from the coding sequence GTGCGGTACGTCATCATCGGTGCGGGTGCGGTCGGCGCGACCATGGGCGGGAGGCTCGCCCAGTCGGGCCGCGAGGTGGTGCTCGTCGCCAGAGGCGGCCACTACGAAGCGCTGCGTGACCGGGGGCTGCGGCTGACCACCCCCGACGGTGAACACGTCCACCGGCTGCCGGTCGTCCAGGCACCGGCGGAACTCGGTGAACTGCGCCCCGACGACGTGCTGGTCCTCGGTGTGAAGACCCAGGACTGCGTCGCCGCCCTCGACACCTGGAGCGTCGTACCGGTCGCGGGCGGTGGCACGGCCGGCGAGCGGCTGCCCCTTCTCTGCGCCCAGAACGGCGTCGAGAGCGAACGTCTCGCCCTGCGCCGCTTCCGGTACGTCGTGGGCGTCTGCGTCTGGCTGCCCGCCACGCATCTCGCCCCCGGCGAGGTCTCCGCCGTCTGCGCCCCGTACTCGGGGATGCTGCACCTCGGCCGTTACCCCGTGGGCGCGGCCGACATGTCGGGCGTCCTGCGCTCCATCGCCTCGGACCTGGAGGGATCGCACTTCCTCGCGCCGGTCGTGGACGACGTGATGCGCTGGAAGTACGGCAAACTCCTCGCCAACGTCGGCAACGCCGTCGAGGCGGTCACCGGCCCCATGGAGCCCGGCAACCCTCTGCTCGACCTGGCCAAGGAGGAGGCGGTGCGTGTCTACGCCGCCGCCGGGATCGACGCGGTGGGCGAGACCGAGCAGAAGGAGGCGAGGGCCGACCACCTCGTACCACGCGAACTGCCGGGGCTCCCGCGTGGCGGCGGATCCTCCTGGCAGAGCCTGACCCGAGGTACGGGCACCATCGAGGCCGACTACCTCAACGGTGAGATCGTCCTGCTCGGCCGTCTGCACGGCGTGCCCGTCCCCGCCAACGAGACACTCCAGCGCCTCGCCGACGAGTTCGCCCGCGACCGCCGCGCCCCCGGCTCACTGGACGCCGGGGACGTCCTCGCCCTGGTCGAGAAGGCGACGACTGCCTGA
- a CDS encoding aliphatic sulfonate ABC transporter substrate-binding protein, with protein MATAALPLLAVALTACGYGSKSDSGDSDGGGEAKSAAHGKKLSADAVKIGYFPNLTHATALVGVEKGLIQKELGGTTVKPSTFNAGPSEIEALNSHSIDIGFIGPSPAINGYTQSQGKSLRIIGGSASGGVKLVVNPKKIKSLGDVKGKKIATPQLGNTQDVAFLNWISEKGWKVDAQSGKGDVSVVRTDNKITPDAYKSGDIDGAWVPEPTASKLVAEGAKVLLDESDLWPDKKFVITNMIVSQKFLKDHPDVVEAVLRSTVKTNKWINANPQEAKASANAALKKLSGKALPADVLDPAWKSIEVTDDPLASTLDSEAEHAVKANLLKKPDLNGIYDLRPLNKALKAEGASPVDDAGLGVK; from the coding sequence ATGGCGACGGCAGCCCTGCCTCTTCTCGCCGTCGCCCTCACGGCGTGCGGTTACGGCTCCAAATCCGACTCCGGTGACTCGGACGGTGGCGGCGAGGCGAAGTCCGCCGCCCACGGCAAGAAGCTCTCCGCCGACGCCGTGAAGATCGGCTACTTCCCCAACCTGACCCACGCGACCGCGCTCGTCGGGGTGGAGAAGGGGCTCATACAGAAGGAGCTGGGCGGTACGACGGTGAAGCCGTCGACCTTCAACGCGGGCCCCTCGGAGATCGAGGCGCTGAACTCCCACTCCATCGACATCGGCTTCATCGGCCCCTCCCCCGCCATCAACGGCTACACCCAGTCGCAGGGCAAGAGCCTGCGGATCATCGGGGGTTCGGCCTCCGGTGGCGTGAAGCTGGTCGTGAACCCGAAGAAGATCAAGTCCCTCGGCGACGTCAAGGGAAAGAAGATCGCCACCCCGCAGCTGGGCAACACCCAGGACGTGGCGTTCCTCAACTGGATCTCGGAGAAGGGCTGGAAGGTCGACGCCCAGAGCGGCAAGGGCGATGTGTCGGTCGTCCGTACCGACAACAAGATCACCCCGGACGCCTACAAGTCCGGTGACATCGACGGTGCTTGGGTGCCGGAGCCCACCGCTTCGAAGCTGGTCGCGGAAGGTGCCAAGGTGCTGCTCGACGAGTCCGACCTGTGGCCGGACAAGAAGTTCGTGATCACCAACATGATCGTGTCGCAGAAGTTCCTCAAGGACCACCCCGACGTGGTGGAGGCGGTGCTGCGCTCCACCGTGAAGACCAACAAGTGGATCAACGCCAACCCCCAGGAGGCGAAGGCCTCCGCCAACGCCGCTCTCAAGAAGCTCAGCGGCAAGGCGCTGCCCGCCGACGTCCTCGACCCGGCGTGGAAGTCCATCGAGGTCACCGACGACCCGCTGGCCTCGACCCTCGACAGCGAGGCCGAGCACGCGGTGAAGGCGAATCTGCTGAAGAAGCCCGACCTGAACGGCATCTACGACCTGCGCCCGCTCAACAAGGCCCTGAAGGCCGAGGGCGCGTCCCCGGTCGATGACGCGGGCCTCGGCGTCAAGTAG
- a CDS encoding sulfate adenylyltransferase subunit 1 — protein sequence MTVTNGLLSEQLSATTLLRFATAGSVDDGKSTLVGRLLHDSKSVLTDQLEAVERASLGRGQDTPDLALLTDGLRAEREQGITIDVAYRYFATPARRFILADTPGHVQYTRNMVTGASTAELAVVLVDARNGVVEQTRRHAAVAALLRVPHVVLAVNKMDLVEYAEPVFAAIAEEFTAYASQLDVPEITAIPISALAGDNVVEPSSRMDWYGGPTVLEHLETVPVSHDLTGCPGRFPVQYVIRPQTALHPDYRGYAGQIASGALRVGEAVTVLPSGRTSTISGIDVLGRETDIAWAPQSVTVRLDDDLDISRGDLIAPSATAPATTQDVVATVCHVADRPLLVGQRVLLKHTTRTVKAIVKEIPSRLTLDDLSQHPNPGELVANDIGRVVVRTAEPLALDSYEESRRTGSFLLIDPADGTTLAAGMAGESFSAAATAVVDADEGWDF from the coding sequence GTTTCGCCACCGCCGGCTCCGTCGACGACGGCAAGTCCACACTGGTCGGGCGTCTGCTGCACGACTCCAAGTCGGTCCTCACCGACCAGCTCGAAGCCGTCGAGCGCGCCTCGCTCGGCCGCGGCCAGGACACCCCTGACCTGGCGCTGCTCACCGACGGCCTGCGGGCGGAGCGCGAGCAGGGCATCACCATCGACGTGGCCTACCGCTACTTCGCGACGCCCGCGCGCCGGTTCATCCTGGCCGACACCCCCGGCCATGTGCAGTACACCCGCAACATGGTGACCGGGGCGTCCACCGCGGAGCTGGCCGTGGTGCTGGTCGACGCCCGCAACGGCGTCGTCGAGCAGACCCGCAGGCACGCGGCGGTCGCGGCCCTCCTGCGCGTCCCGCACGTGGTGCTCGCCGTGAACAAGATGGACCTCGTGGAGTACGCGGAGCCCGTGTTCGCCGCCATCGCCGAGGAGTTCACCGCGTACGCCTCGCAGCTGGACGTCCCCGAGATCACGGCCATCCCGATCTCGGCGCTCGCCGGCGACAACGTGGTCGAGCCCTCGTCGCGGATGGACTGGTACGGCGGGCCGACCGTGCTCGAACACCTGGAGACGGTCCCGGTCAGCCACGACCTGACGGGCTGCCCCGGGCGGTTCCCCGTGCAGTACGTGATCCGCCCACAGACGGCACTCCACCCCGACTACCGGGGTTACGCGGGCCAGATCGCCTCGGGGGCGCTGCGGGTCGGCGAGGCCGTCACCGTGCTGCCTTCCGGGCGGACCTCCACCATCTCCGGCATCGACGTGCTGGGCCGCGAGACGGACATCGCCTGGGCCCCGCAGTCCGTGACGGTGCGGCTCGATGACGATCTCGACATCTCGCGGGGCGACCTGATCGCCCCGAGCGCCACGGCGCCCGCGACCACCCAGGACGTGGTGGCGACCGTCTGCCATGTGGCGGACCGGCCGCTCCTGGTCGGCCAGCGGGTCCTGCTCAAGCACACCACCCGTACGGTCAAGGCGATCGTCAAGGAGATCCCCTCACGGCTGACCCTCGACGACCTGTCGCAGCACCCGAACCCTGGTGAGCTGGTCGCCAACGACATCGGCCGGGTCGTGGTGCGTACGGCGGAGCCGCTGGCACTCGACTCGTACGAGGAGTCGAGGCGTACCGGTTCCTTCCTGCTGATCGACCCGGCGGACGGCACCACACTGGCCGCGGGCATGGCGGGCGAGTCCTTCTCCGCCGCCGCGACCGCCGTCGTGGACGCCGACGAGGGCTGGGACTTCTGA